One window of the Rhodothermales bacterium genome contains the following:
- a CDS encoding DUF4440 domain-containing protein, with protein sequence MKLDRFLALGCCMISLGCQPATEGTNAVDEQATIDTLVELSHQFSQAFVAGDAAAMTQLYTDDAVLFPANSELIRGRNAIEQYWTLPEDRRITHHKLIPVEVDVSGSMASDFGHYEIGGINGDKSWGPIYGKYVVVWKRGDDGRWRMQLDMWNSRPARDEQAG encoded by the coding sequence ATGAAACTCGACAGATTCCTCGCCCTTGGTTGCTGCATGATCAGCCTTGGCTGTCAACCCGCAACCGAGGGTACGAACGCCGTGGACGAGCAAGCGACCATAGATACTCTTGTAGAGCTCTCCCACCAGTTTTCCCAGGCATTCGTCGCTGGCGACGCCGCCGCCATGACCCAACTCTATACAGATGATGCGGTCCTGTTTCCAGCAAACTCTGAACTCATACGCGGCCGGAATGCCATCGAGCAGTATTGGACCCTGCCCGAGGACAGACGTATCACGCACCACAAACTGATTCCCGTCGAGGTCGACGTATCAGGATCGATGGCGTCAGACTTCGGACATTATGAGATCGGCGGTATCAATGGAGACAAATCCTGGGGCCCTATCTACGGCAAGTACGTGGTGGTATGGAAGCGGGGCGATGACGGCCGCTGGAGGATGCAACTGGATATGTGGAACAGCCGACCAGCCCGCGACGAACAAGCAGGGTGA
- a CDS encoding DUF3179 domain-containing protein, whose amino-acid sequence MPNPVERYALFLTFTAVVVTVGGLFVSTASAQSDYPSGWETDWENRSVDLSEIMSGGVPRDGIPSIDAPRFVSIDAAGNWLGDREPVIMLQTGASARAYPLQIMTYHEIVNDELGGVPVVVTFCPLCYSAIAYRRTVGEEVYEFGVSGMLRHSDLIMYDRQTESLWQQIDGEAIVGDLTGTLLEPLPAQIVSFAQFAARFAAGSVLSRETGHVRNYGTNPYRGYDDIDERPFLFRGDIDDRLPPMEKVVALSLGGVKIAYPHSVTRDRGVINDVISDVPLAVFHVDGAVTALGDAVIRDAEIIGTTGVFDRRVDGRTLSFEFKDGSIRDAETGSVWDVTGHAISGSLVGRSLQPIVHGNYFSFAWFAFQPGSRVYR is encoded by the coding sequence ATGCCAAACCCGGTCGAACGATATGCCCTGTTTTTAACCTTCACCGCCGTAGTGGTCACAGTTGGGGGCCTTTTTGTGTCAACAGCGTCTGCACAATCGGATTATCCTTCGGGATGGGAAACGGACTGGGAGAACCGCTCCGTCGATCTCTCCGAAATCATGTCGGGTGGGGTGCCACGAGATGGAATCCCGTCCATCGACGCGCCACGTTTTGTATCGATTGATGCGGCCGGCAATTGGCTGGGTGATCGTGAGCCCGTGATCATGTTGCAGACCGGTGCAAGTGCCCGGGCGTATCCGCTGCAAATCATGACGTATCACGAGATCGTCAACGATGAGCTTGGAGGCGTTCCTGTGGTGGTCACCTTCTGTCCTCTGTGCTACAGTGCGATCGCCTACAGGCGGACGGTCGGCGAGGAGGTGTATGAGTTCGGGGTATCGGGGATGCTCAGGCATTCCGATCTCATTATGTATGATCGCCAGACGGAATCGCTGTGGCAGCAGATCGACGGGGAGGCTATTGTCGGTGACCTGACGGGTACGTTGCTTGAGCCGTTGCCAGCTCAGATCGTCTCGTTCGCGCAATTCGCGGCTCGCTTCGCGGCCGGATCCGTTCTCTCGCGTGAGACCGGTCACGTTCGCAACTACGGTACCAACCCGTATCGCGGATATGACGACATCGACGAGCGGCCATTTCTCTTTCGGGGTGACATCGATGATCGACTGCCGCCAATGGAGAAGGTTGTCGCGCTGTCGCTTGGCGGAGTGAAAATCGCATATCCGCATTCCGTGACGCGAGATCGAGGTGTGATCAACGATGTGATTTCTGACGTACCTCTCGCCGTGTTTCATGTAGATGGAGCGGTCACGGCGCTGGGCGACGCCGTCATTCGCGATGCCGAGATCATTGGTACCACTGGCGTCTTTGATCGGCGTGTTGATGGGCGCACTCTTTCGTTCGAGTTCAAGGACGGCTCGATCCGCGACGCCGAGACCGGAAGCGTATGGGATGTCACCGGTCATGCCATCTCGGGATCCCTCGTCGGAAGGTCACTCCAGCCGATTGTCCACGGGAATTACTTCTCGTTCGCGTGGTTTGCCTTCCAGCCAGGTTCCCGGGTGTATCGGTAA
- the lhgO gene encoding L-2-hydroxyglutarate oxidase — protein MKYDVAIVGGGIVGLATAYHLVRTHHDWTVVVIEKEPEVATHQTGRNSGVIHSGIYYRPGSLKAENCRLGREALIRFCEEEGVTYEVCGKVIVAVDQKELPQLNRILERGRENGVACDSIGADRLRELEPHCAGIEAISVPGAGIVDFVGMSKRLAAIILEKGGTIRTSSKVVGMEELNDRVVVSTEDGDLEAGVVVNCAGLYADRIARMSGVDPEMQVVPFRGEYYELVKGARHLCRNLIYPVPDPAYPFLGVHFTRMYDGSVECGPSAVMAFAREGYRFGDVDLRELAEVLGYRGFRRLAATHWKTGAREMLQSLSKRFYLKGLKRLIPEIKAGDLKPASSGVRAQAVRDDGSMVDDFLILEDKRFINVCSAPSPAATACLNIGRLVGDKIAAHT, from the coding sequence ATGAAATACGATGTAGCCATAGTAGGCGGCGGAATCGTGGGACTGGCGACCGCCTATCATCTGGTCCGGACGCACCACGACTGGACGGTCGTGGTTATTGAGAAAGAACCGGAAGTCGCCACCCATCAAACGGGTCGTAATTCCGGTGTGATTCACTCCGGGATTTACTACAGGCCCGGCTCGCTAAAGGCAGAGAACTGCCGGCTTGGTCGCGAAGCTCTCATACGTTTTTGTGAAGAGGAGGGAGTGACCTACGAGGTCTGCGGCAAGGTCATCGTGGCGGTAGACCAGAAAGAACTACCGCAGCTAAACCGTATTCTGGAACGTGGTCGCGAGAACGGCGTGGCGTGCGATTCAATTGGCGCCGACAGGTTGAGAGAATTGGAGCCTCATTGTGCAGGCATCGAGGCAATCAGTGTACCCGGGGCGGGTATCGTCGACTTCGTCGGAATGTCAAAACGGCTGGCGGCTATCATTCTCGAGAAGGGGGGTACGATCCGCACGAGTTCGAAGGTAGTCGGGATGGAAGAACTCAACGATCGGGTTGTCGTGTCGACAGAGGATGGTGACCTTGAGGCGGGCGTAGTCGTCAATTGTGCCGGTCTGTATGCGGATAGAATTGCGCGCATGAGCGGCGTCGATCCCGAAATGCAGGTTGTCCCCTTCCGAGGCGAGTACTACGAACTCGTAAAGGGAGCTCGCCACCTCTGCAGGAATCTGATTTACCCCGTGCCCGATCCTGCTTATCCGTTCCTTGGTGTGCATTTCACCCGCATGTACGACGGGAGTGTAGAGTGCGGACCGAGCGCGGTGATGGCGTTTGCACGGGAAGGTTACCGGTTTGGTGATGTTGATCTTCGCGAGCTTGCCGAGGTCCTGGGATACCGCGGGTTCAGGAGGCTGGCCGCAACGCACTGGAAGACAGGTGCTCGCGAGATGCTGCAGTCACTCAGCAAACGTTTCTACCTGAAGGGCCTCAAGCGACTCATTCCGGAGATCAAGGCAGGCGATCTGAAACCTGCCTCATCCGGCGTACGAGCGCAGGCCGTCCGCGACGACGGATCAATGGTAGATGATTTTTTGATCCTTGAAGACAAGCGGTTCATCAACGTCTGCAGCGCCCCGTCACCGGCCGCGACGGCGTGCCTTAACATTGGCCGGCTTGTCGGGGACAAGATCGCGGCACACACCTGA
- a CDS encoding DoxX family protein, which produces MTFLRTLAPHAHWFLRLALASVFAYHGITKFPNLEGLSGMMGMPVPMIAVLATVETIAAAMILVGGISKDWMTRLAGLIFVIVMLGAIFMVHLEHGWNSIGNMGMEFQVTLLAIGLYFTVRGNDGVESGAAE; this is translated from the coding sequence ATGACCTTTCTTCGCACGCTTGCGCCGCACGCTCACTGGTTTCTGCGTCTGGCGCTGGCCAGTGTTTTCGCTTACCACGGGATCACGAAATTCCCCAATCTCGAAGGTTTATCGGGCATGATGGGAATGCCTGTGCCGATGATTGCCGTGCTGGCAACGGTCGAGACCATCGCCGCCGCCATGATCCTTGTCGGGGGTATTTCCAAAGACTGGATGACACGCCTGGCCGGTCTGATCTTCGTCATAGTCATGCTGGGAGCCATCTTCATGGTCCATCTCGAGCATGGCTGGAACTCAATCGGCAACATGGGGATGGAGTTTCAAGTCACGCTGCTTGCGATTGGACTCTACTTCACCGTTCGTGGCAACGACGGTGTTGAGTCCGGGGCGGCTGAATAG
- a CDS encoding carboxylate-amine ligase, producing the protein MDSEVLGRISGVHHYEERMLFMLMLLRLPTTHLIYVTSEPIAPTIIDYYLNLLPGIPASHARNRLTLLSCFDSSGKPLTQKILERPNLLKRIMQAIPDNKTAHLTCFNATVLERTLAVRLDIPLYACDPDLCWLGSKSGSRKIFRDAGILMPDGFEDLKSKHELTLAISELKERNPALRRVVIKLDEGFSGEGNSTFWLEDAPKSGLRSWVNEELPRRTRFEAIGETWPHYLSKFEEMGGIVESWIDGENKRSPSVQCRIDPLGATSVISTHDQVLGGDSGQIFLGCAFPADPEYRLEVQGIGVKVSQALKEYGVTGRYSVDFISVKDGEDWNHYAIEINLRKGGTTHPFLMLQFLTDGRYQSDTGLYLTPTGRERYYYASDNLCSDDYRGFTPADLIDIAVEHGLHFHGGTQRGVVFHLVGALSEYGKLGVVCIADNPISARALYDDTVEVLNFEAGKQSAYRKSLRLEELTAESVPSG; encoded by the coding sequence ATGGACTCCGAGGTGCTTGGACGCATCTCCGGCGTCCATCACTACGAGGAGCGCATGCTGTTCATGCTCATGCTGCTCCGACTCCCGACAACACACCTCATCTACGTCACGAGTGAGCCGATCGCGCCCACAATAATTGACTACTACCTGAACCTGCTCCCTGGAATTCCGGCAAGCCACGCGCGCAACAGACTTACGCTACTCAGCTGCTTCGATTCCTCCGGGAAGCCGCTCACGCAAAAAATCCTGGAACGGCCGAATCTGCTGAAGCGAATCATGCAGGCCATTCCCGATAACAAGACTGCGCATCTCACTTGTTTCAATGCAACCGTCCTCGAGCGAACGCTTGCCGTGCGACTGGATATTCCGCTCTACGCCTGCGATCCGGATCTCTGCTGGCTGGGTTCCAAAAGTGGAAGCAGGAAAATCTTCCGAGATGCAGGGATTCTCATGCCTGATGGTTTTGAAGACCTGAAGTCGAAGCACGAACTCACTCTGGCGATCTCGGAACTCAAGGAGAGGAATCCGGCTCTCCGACGAGTAGTCATCAAGCTGGACGAAGGTTTTTCGGGTGAGGGGAATTCGACGTTCTGGCTCGAAGACGCTCCAAAGTCCGGTCTTCGATCATGGGTCAACGAGGAACTACCGCGCCGGACGCGCTTCGAGGCGATCGGCGAAACGTGGCCGCATTACCTGTCGAAGTTCGAGGAAATGGGCGGCATCGTCGAAAGCTGGATCGACGGTGAGAACAAGCGCTCGCCATCGGTGCAGTGTCGCATCGACCCGCTCGGAGCCACTTCAGTCATCTCGACTCATGATCAAGTTCTTGGCGGCGATTCCGGCCAGATATTTCTCGGCTGTGCATTTCCCGCAGACCCCGAATACCGTCTCGAGGTTCAGGGCATCGGAGTGAAGGTCTCGCAGGCGCTCAAAGAATATGGAGTCACGGGCAGATACAGTGTCGACTTCATCTCTGTCAAGGACGGTGAGGATTGGAATCACTACGCCATTGAGATTAATCTGAGGAAAGGTGGTACGACTCACCCGTTTCTGATGCTTCAGTTTCTGACAGACGGCCGGTACCAGTCAGATACAGGATTGTATCTCACACCGACTGGCCGTGAGCGATACTATTATGCATCGGACAATCTATGCAGCGACGACTATCGGGGATTTACGCCGGCCGACTTGATCGACATAGCAGTTGAACACGGCCTTCACTTCCATGGCGGCACCCAGCGTGGCGTTGTGTTTCACCTCGTGGGCGCCCTGTCCGAGTACGGGAAGCTGGGCGTAGTCTGTATCGCTGATAACCCGATCAGCGCCAGGGCTCTGTACGACGATACCGTCGAAGTCCTCAACTTCGAGGCCGGGAAGCAGTCTGCCTATCGGAAGTCACTGCGCCTTGAGGAACTCACAGCGGAGTCCGTTCCGTCGGGATAG
- a CDS encoding aminotransferase class V-fold PLP-dependent enzyme, which produces MLVLPAFRPAALIERLDTLESWSGTPEQIARDEDFWSEVQHAFTVDRSLVNLNNGGVSPSPAIVQESMKKHLDFSNQAPVYNMWRILEPRREGVRQQIARFFKCDPEEIALTRNASEGLQIAQFGFDLTAGDEVLTTNQDYPRMINTFLQRQRREGIVLKTFSLPVPAEDAAEVVRLFEEQITERTRLILMCHVINLTGQILPVREVVAMARRKGIPVVVDGAHSFAHFEFAQPDLGCDYFATSLHKWLLAPHGTGLLYVKRDRVGDLWPLQAAAEKQDNDIRKFEEIGTHPAANYLSISEALAFHQGIGSKRKQERLRYLTQYWAEKVLPIDGVRLHTSLREGLSCAIATVQIEGVDSGDLASHLWTEHRIIVTPIKHDEFEGIRVTPNVYTTLDELDRFVESMQRVARQGVGNAGSG; this is translated from the coding sequence ATGTTGGTCCTGCCGGCGTTTCGGCCAGCCGCGCTCATCGAGCGGCTGGACACACTGGAATCGTGGTCGGGCACGCCCGAGCAGATTGCCCGGGACGAGGATTTCTGGTCTGAGGTCCAACACGCGTTTACTGTCGACCGATCGCTCGTCAACCTGAACAATGGAGGCGTGAGTCCTTCGCCAGCCATCGTTCAGGAGTCGATGAAGAAGCATCTTGATTTCTCCAACCAGGCGCCGGTCTACAACATGTGGCGGATACTGGAGCCACGAAGAGAGGGAGTCCGGCAGCAAATCGCGCGCTTCTTCAAGTGTGATCCCGAAGAAATTGCGTTGACGCGGAACGCCTCGGAAGGGCTTCAGATCGCGCAGTTCGGATTCGATCTGACGGCAGGAGATGAGGTCCTGACTACGAATCAGGACTATCCCAGGATGATCAACACGTTCCTGCAGCGCCAGCGTCGAGAGGGTATCGTTCTGAAGACGTTTTCGCTCCCCGTCCCTGCGGAGGACGCGGCGGAAGTGGTTCGCCTTTTCGAAGAGCAGATCACCGAGCGGACGCGGCTGATTCTGATGTGCCATGTCATAAATCTGACAGGCCAGATACTGCCTGTTCGAGAAGTGGTCGCGATGGCCAGGCGGAAGGGGATTCCGGTGGTTGTGGACGGTGCTCATTCGTTCGCTCACTTTGAGTTCGCACAGCCCGATCTTGGATGTGACTACTTCGCGACGAGTCTTCACAAGTGGCTACTGGCTCCGCACGGAACGGGATTGCTCTACGTGAAGCGCGATAGAGTCGGGGATCTGTGGCCCCTTCAGGCTGCGGCCGAGAAGCAGGACAATGACATCCGGAAGTTCGAGGAAATCGGTACGCACCCGGCTGCAAACTACCTGTCGATTTCGGAAGCGCTGGCGTTCCATCAGGGCATCGGGTCGAAGCGGAAGCAGGAACGCCTCCGGTATCTGACGCAGTACTGGGCAGAGAAAGTGCTGCCGATTGATGGCGTGCGCCTTCACACGAGTTTGCGTGAGGGTCTGTCTTGCGCCATCGCAACAGTGCAAATCGAGGGCGTCGACTCGGGTGACCTGGCGTCACATCTTTGGACCGAACATCGAATTATCGTAACGCCGATAAAGCATGACGAATTCGAGGGAATCCGCGTGACACCCAACGTCTATACAACGCTGGATGAGTTAGACCGATTCGTAGAATCAATGCAACGTGTTGCCAGACAAGGCGTCGGGAACGCTGGTTCCGGGTAG